CAAAAGTACATTTGAATGAGGACAAGTCAGGTGTGCAGAGTTCATTTCTTATATCTTCCCAGGTGTTCTCGGGCAATAATGAGTCTTTGGATTTGAGCAGTGCCCTCGTAGATctacaaaaggaaacaaaaatggTAATCAAGAAAATTAAGTTTTGCCAAATACCTCTGCTGGCAGTGATTAAGTGCACATCATCACCCACCTGGTAGATCTTGGCATCTCTCATCAGCTTCTCCACCGGGTATTCGCTGTTGAAGCCGTTGCCTCCAAATATCTGAACAGCATCGGTGGCCACCTGATTGGCGATGTCTCCAGCGAAGGCCTTGGCGATGGAGGCGTAGTAGGTGTTTTTGCGGCCCTGGTCCACTTCCCAGGCAGACCGCTGGTACGCCATCCTGGCCAACTCCACCTTCATCGCCATCTCAGCTAGGAGGAAGGACACTGCCTGGTGCTGTGAAacaggaggagacagaggggcCTGTTGATCCTGTACTCTTTTTACTTGTAACACTGTACAGCACTGTACACTGTGATGTCACCTGGCCGTCAGTTATCATGATAGTTAAGACAGTTTTGCCACAGTTATTTGCATTATACAACAAAATTCTGTAATACAGTGAACTCAAAACGGGGTATATCAGCGCATGAAGCCTGCAACAGAACAGAAGAAAATGAAGCGAACAAACCTCAGCAATGACTTTGCCAAAGGTCTTCCTCTCAAGTGCATAATTGGTAGCTTCATCAAGGGCCCTCTGTGCCAGGCCTGTTGCTCCTGCTGCCACCTGCATTGCATTAAGAACATTAGTAAACGTCACAGACACAGATCGTCAATGACCGATACACAacattgttttttcatttgcttAACAATGTTTAAAAGCGTGTAATGGTTTGGTTGTAGCAATGGGTTATCAGATATTTGGATATGAAGGTAGGAATGTCCTTCAATTAGGTGATGTCTTTGACGCCATGTAGGCAGTGGGTTTTACAGATTTGTACCAAATACCTGGAGCATATCAGTGTCGCAAATGTGTGTCCACACAGATCCAAAAATACACTTGACTAAAGTTCACTGTAACCAAGGGTCTGCTGTGACAATACCAGATTAAATGCATTTTATAGAgaaatgcaagaaaaaaaaaattctgagaaAAGAGTTGCTGATTATAGCAGCTGATATCCATCCAGCCATCCATCCAGCCAGCCATCCGACTTACTGGTGGACGAGTGTTGTCAAAGGCACCCATGGCAATTTTGAAGCCAGATCCCTCTGCGATCAGGACGTTCTCCTTTGGTATTCTCACATCCTCAAAGGTGATGCCTCTGGTATCAGAGCACTTCTGGCCCATGTTCATCTCCTACaagcacaaaacaaaaacacagggcATGTTATCTTGTAATGCACATatcaaatgtcaaattattGGACTAGATTATGGCACCATCTTGACTAGATAGCAGAGGTTTTCTCTAAGAAATACTACGATACAAATTTTTGGTCATACTGCCCAGCACTATTTTGTGTAAGAGATTGAAATTGAAGCTTGGTCAGCCAGAAAAATATCCTGAAATATTCAAAACACAAGAGTacaatttttttcaaactgaCATGGGCAAAAGAAACTTCAAGACATGCATTACGGATCACATTTCCACCATTAATACAATGTTTCTTACCTCCAAGAAAAATAATGATCTTAATACAAAACCAGGCCATGTGTTGTCATGTGCCTCATCTTACCTTCCTTCCTATTTGAATTCCTGGAGTGTCAGCATCCACAATGAAGCCAGTAAAAGCCTTGCTGGTTGGACATTTAGGATCTGAGTTAGTGCGTGCCAGGAGGAAGTACCTAGGAATATGAAAAGATGTATAAAAGTTCAAATAACCTTCAGAGCAACAGACAGACGTCAGTTTTTGCTCAAACTGTTGATTCAACTTTCTGATCATTCCGCAGCATcacaaactgcagcctccaCAATCATCAGAAAGTTGAATTAACATAAAAAGTGGCACTTGAGTGTATACTCTTCGTTTACAATGAGAGCAATGGTACACACCAGTTAGCTTTCCCGCCATTGGTGATCCACATCTTCTGCCCATTAACAACATACTCATCACCCATCCTCACAGCCCTGGTCTTGAGGCCGGCCACATCAGAGCCTGCGCCGGGCTCTGTCACACAGTACGCCTGCCGAAAACACACCACACAGTAAGTTAACACGGTCTGATCTGATGCAAATTAGACCAGTaccatttttcattatttcttctttttgcaGATGTCAACACACATTAGTAAATGTAGTACCATGATATGTCAGGGCTTATGTTCCTTCCTTTACAAGAAGCCATTTATCTTGCACAGAGTGAGATAATCTCATTGTCAACAGTGCAGTATGTGAAGCAAGATCCAACATTAGTTTGAACAGCATGTTAAAGAATTGCTAGGAAACTTTATTTAGTGGGGCTGCAACTTTTGAAAAACCAGACAGTCAGTTAACTATGGGATTAAGAAAGTCCACACATTTAAGATGAATTATGAGTTTATCAAAAGTAGCATAAATTGGCTATACTCAAGTACCTCATGAAGTTCTTAAGTATAAATACTTATTTATAGGACAATTTTTGTACAGTGATGGAAAATAACTACTTACACACATAAGAGGCTCCTCAGTCATCCTTCCCAGGTATTTCCTCTTCTGTGCGTCACTGCCAGCTATAATAACAGGCATTTGCTGGGTAGGAGAAACAGATAGAACTTAATTCTAACTGAGCTACAACCACAGTTATTATGGTTAGGACTGATGCAGATACTGGAAATCTCTAGTGAAATAACATTGTAGAAGGTTCAGTGAGCAGCCTTCTGCTTTTTGTGGACTGTTAAAAGTAGCACACTTCTCCTTGATTTAATGAAACGCAAAGATGCCTATGAACACTACTGCCAAGTGAGTAGCAGCTAGGGTTGGGTATGGTTTGGGTTCCCCCCCAATACTGGTGCTAAatcgatacttttaaaatggtgcctaaactgaaataaataaaaataaatatctagCTATGAAAATTTCATACACAtttgaaccaatacttttccatgacatttttggcaaatttccatgactatgtattcctgaaaatgtcagtcgacattatacaataagaataaaaatctgtgttaaagtttaccctcagaggtttaacaataaaatgaatgacaatttatgtggttcatagtgggattcgtaatatcgcgccccgaatagaacgttgaggttaggactacgtgaaatacatttattaatcacatattattatgctgtgttaaaaagaaaattccatgactttcccaaaactttctgggtcttatgtttccaaaacatttccaggcctggaacttatccaggttttttcaaaacgtatgaaccctgtatataaaatatattttaaaaaaaagggagcacaaaacgacagttggcgacattaaataacggcttgtttattgctaaagcCATatatcaaaattaaatgattgattaataaatgtaataacaataacttatgacttatttcaccagtaaattgctggtaaacgacaaaaaccaagcaccagatgggaaaagggcattttacaatgacttaaaatgcaccacaaggctggcgagtttcaagagTTTCaagtctgtgtgttgtttttccgacaacggcagctgcagtcagactgttacgccccggtgttggaatcctctacagggaaatacagtcaggccggttacacactgcctgcgtggcgtggagtttctgttgcgtgtcagctgcgtggcggctgagtggatttttctatgtctttacacaccagaaccGTGTCTGAtgcgctgctgctagccttgtctggacacatgtatgtttcccattgataaaattaaataccatgttaaacataaatatatactgatttgattacagcaaagacaacgtcggcagtattgacggcaaaataggctacagaatatttcgttctgtattgacaggtgcaatattagaaaatcaatttctttttttttaaattacatttatatctgcatttatataaaaacctagagactttcaaacatcaacatgtcatttattaatatgcatttgtgtcttagcgacatataaacatcttttcctattctattttggctggaaacgcttccaacacgcttgagtgtcgtgtgaaaaataggcgtgttggtcctatttctagcatgcacgcgttttcggcgtgGCTAAAGCTGCGCgtgtcacacaggcagtgtgtaagctctaacctgttaacatgggagccgaaatataaacggagccgaaatataaacggacacgccacgcagctgccaCGCTCGCGCaacgcatccagtgtgtaaccggcctcACACTTTACAGCacttaacgtaagctgtcagcattttaaccattgcgtttaatccagctactagttAACGGTAACGTAGcatcccgtgcagcgatgcttctaaaaaaaaatgaaaaaaagtcaggcaccgaaatgaggaactgaTATTTGTGTTCTTATTTTGGTCTCGTTACTACGGTTTACGTCGGAACCGTCGAAgtgtttcggtacccaaccctagtagcAGCACAGGTCTAATTGAAAACATTATGCGTATGGTTGATCCCAACAATTCAGTTACATTCTTCAGAATACATTTGTGAATTAACCAGCCACATTAAAGGAAGTAGGAAGAGTTTGGACTTATTGCTCTTTCATGTGCAAATGTGTTGGCTTTGTGTGTGCTTAAGAGTCTTTTTAGACCGCTAAAAATCAATagaaaaaatctaaaaataagAAATTGACTTCCAAGTCTACAATAATTTTCCAAATTTTAGGACATGGATAATTAGGCTAAAAAGTCAGACTACATTCAGttatcttttatatatatatatatatatatatatatatatatatatatatatatatatatatatatatatatatatatatatatatatatatatatagttcatAACTATTTCTATTAGCCAAAGGAGTGCACTGTGGCTAAAACATAACCACAGCAGATAGGAGACTGCGAGTAAAGAAGTAGAAAATATTGCTGTTCTACAAGTTTATGCTTTATGCTAAAATTTGGCACTAGTTCCAATCGGGATTCGGGGGTCATCCCCAGCGGTGGACACCTTAAAAGactatttttttgtgatttgaaaactttttaaaaactgGTAAAGAGCAAATGAAACAATAGCAACCCTGATAAACAACAACTTACTCCCAGAGAGTTTGCCTCGATAGCAGTCTGTACTCCTGTGCAGCCATAAGCCAACTCTTCTGTGATAAGACAGCTGTCAAAGCTGGACAAGCCCATTCCACCTGAATACAAGAAGAGATAAACAACAGGGTTTCTCACAGGgttttcaaatg
This is a stretch of genomic DNA from Sander vitreus isolate 19-12246 chromosome 12, sanVit1, whole genome shotgun sequence. It encodes these proteins:
- the acadm gene encoding medium-chain specific acyl-CoA dehydrogenase, mitochondrial — protein: MLLNKVVKASVRSGIRLQSSSAAAAASSVAGSHSTASLGYSFELTDQQKEFQQLARKYAREEIIPAAAAYDRSGEYPVPIIKKAWELGLMNSHIPQEYGGMGLSSFDSCLITEELAYGCTGVQTAIEANSLGQMPVIIAGSDAQKRKYLGRMTEEPLMCAYCVTEPGAGSDVAGLKTRAVRMGDEYVVNGQKMWITNGGKANWYFLLARTNSDPKCPTSKAFTGFIVDADTPGIQIGRKEMNMGQKCSDTRGITFEDVRIPKENVLIAEGSGFKIAMGAFDNTRPPVAAGATGLAQRALDEATNYALERKTFGKVIAEHQAVSFLLAEMAMKVELARMAYQRSAWEVDQGRKNTYYASIAKAFAGDIANQVATDAVQIFGGNGFNSEYPVEKLMRDAKIYQIYEGTAQIQRLIIAREHLGRYKK